In one window of Petrotoga mexicana DSM 14811 DNA:
- a CDS encoding nicotinamide-nucleotide amidohydrolase family protein, with product MKSCIIATGNELTEGIILDKNSKYLAEKLKNTGYDTLKITNVKDDLSLIKLSIEESLKMCDKIFITGGLGPTEDDLTVQAVSESCNIDIVFNEDLFEKINQYYYNKTEKHLSILKKQSYVLKNADILQNPIGSAPGQKVQVKGKIIYLLPGPYNEMKAIFDTYIYNELKSNMKKDHVEYSLYFYGLTEAELMQEVSVILKNYDYSTKIEEYVGPSLRIRMQKNDNFEPILEKILSQFSKYFIGFKNLENTLFEALMGSSKTLSFAESCTGGMLSDTLVSVPGASNVLKGAVVTYSNDSKVKLLNVKKETIGKYGAVSEETVKEMAYGLKKIMESDICVSVSGIAGPSSGSEQKPVGTVWFGFLTNQDFVAVKEVFSGERDEIRKRATYYAFWNILNLVRNQNP from the coding sequence TTGAAGTCTTGTATAATTGCAACAGGTAATGAACTAACAGAAGGTATTATATTAGACAAAAATTCAAAATACCTTGCTGAAAAGCTCAAAAATACAGGATATGATACCTTAAAAATAACAAATGTAAAAGATGATTTATCTTTGATAAAATTATCCATTGAAGAATCATTAAAAATGTGTGATAAAATATTTATAACAGGTGGATTGGGACCTACAGAAGACGATTTAACAGTTCAAGCTGTTTCTGAAAGTTGTAATATAGATATTGTATTTAATGAAGATTTATTTGAGAAAATAAACCAGTATTATTACAACAAAACAGAAAAACACCTAAGTATTTTAAAGAAACAAAGTTACGTTTTAAAAAATGCTGATATACTGCAAAATCCAATAGGAAGTGCACCAGGACAAAAAGTTCAGGTTAAAGGTAAAATTATTTATTTATTACCCGGACCATATAATGAGATGAAAGCAATCTTTGATACGTATATATATAATGAATTAAAAAGTAATATGAAAAAAGATCATGTAGAATATTCCCTTTATTTTTATGGTTTAACAGAAGCTGAGTTAATGCAAGAGGTTTCAGTTATCTTAAAAAATTATGATTACTCTACTAAAATTGAAGAATATGTTGGTCCAAGTTTAAGAATTAGAATGCAAAAAAATGACAATTTCGAACCTATATTGGAAAAGATACTATCTCAATTTAGTAAGTATTTTATTGGTTTTAAAAATTTAGAAAATACTTTATTTGAAGCATTAATGGGATCTTCAAAAACACTTTCTTTTGCTGAGTCATGTACCGGAGGGATGCTTTCGGATACATTGGTATCCGTTCCAGGTGCTTCTAATGTGCTTAAAGGTGCAGTGGTAACGTATTCTAATGACTCAAAAGTAAAATTATTGAACGTTAAAAAAGAAACGATAGGGAAATATGGAGCTGTGAGCGAAGAAACCGTCAAAGAAATGGCCTATGGTTTAAAGAAAATTATGGAAAGCGATATCTGTGTATCTGTTAGTGGCATAGCAGGGCCAAGCTCTGGAAGTGAGCAAAAACCTGTTGGCACAGTTTGGTTTGGTTTTCTCACTAACCAAGATTTTGTTGCCGTAAAAGAAGTTTTTTCAGGGGAACGGGATGAAATTCGAAAAAGAGCCACTTACTATGCTTTTTGGAATATTTTAAATTTGGTTCGAAATCAAAATCCTTAG
- a CDS encoding chemotaxis protein CheA has product MSNYDVYLNVFLEESKENIQELNDLLLELEKDKSNLEIINNIFRVIHTLKGMAGTMEFDTLAKFSHKLENVLDSLRNKKIDLTDDLMDFLFKASDALEESISDIAQGGNGGIEKLEKLLDKIDLYGELAGSSKPPKDKTTEKEENTGKQSNDIYSKMGEETKELLEDVFKKAKERNLNFLILKVILEDGVQLKQARAYAIHHKLEDNGCEIVYTYPSVEEIEKENFDKELIFGVVTSKSIGEIAELVNKVAEVESVYVDEFSTNNLFRSKEMNEDEEKESNQKGVENNKKEVKLSKSIRVDINKLDDLMNLMAELVIARSRIIETLSKYDVKEVDESLTQLSRITLDLQNVVMKIRMVPVAFVFNRFPRLVRDLAKEVGKKVNFVIQGEETELDRTVVDEIGEPLVHLLRNSIDHGIEGPHERLAKGKPETGTLKLSARHEGNGVIIEVEDDGKGFDKNEILRTAINKGLTSSSEASKLSDEEIYNFVFLPGFSTKTVSTELSGRGVGMDVVKSTIESLKGTISLETKKEKGTKISISLPLTLAIIEALLITVNEHVYAIPIANIDTTQRISDGELKVVQGQEVFLLRGEVMPIVRLRKLFGYEKKNDSSNEYIIIVKVGNKKYGVVVDKLLGQDDIVIKSLGSLLNDVKEFSGGAILGDGRIALILDVASLI; this is encoded by the coding sequence TTGTCGAATTACGATGTGTATTTAAATGTCTTTTTAGAGGAATCTAAAGAAAATATTCAAGAACTTAATGATCTTCTACTTGAACTTGAAAAAGATAAAAGTAATCTAGAAATAATAAACAATATTTTCAGAGTAATCCACACCTTAAAAGGTATGGCGGGTACAATGGAGTTTGATACGTTGGCTAAATTTTCACATAAATTGGAAAATGTATTAGATTCATTAAGAAATAAAAAGATTGACTTAACCGATGATCTGATGGATTTTTTGTTTAAAGCTTCTGATGCATTAGAAGAGAGCATTTCAGATATAGCCCAAGGGGGAAATGGCGGTATAGAAAAACTGGAAAAATTGTTGGACAAAATTGACTTATATGGAGAATTAGCTGGTTCGTCTAAACCACCTAAGGATAAAACAACTGAAAAAGAAGAAAATACAGGTAAACAGAGTAACGACATTTATTCCAAAATGGGCGAAGAAACTAAGGAACTTTTAGAGGATGTTTTCAAAAAAGCAAAAGAAAGGAATCTAAACTTTTTAATTTTGAAGGTTATTTTAGAGGATGGTGTACAGTTAAAGCAGGCAAGAGCTTACGCTATACATCACAAATTAGAAGACAACGGTTGTGAGATAGTTTATACGTATCCTAGTGTTGAAGAGATAGAAAAAGAGAATTTTGATAAAGAGTTGATTTTTGGTGTTGTTACCTCTAAAAGTATTGGAGAGATAGCAGAGCTCGTCAATAAAGTTGCCGAAGTGGAATCGGTTTATGTAGATGAATTTTCAACGAACAATCTCTTTAGATCAAAAGAAATGAATGAGGACGAGGAAAAAGAATCAAATCAAAAGGGTGTAGAGAACAATAAAAAAGAAGTTAAGCTTTCGAAAAGTATAAGAGTAGATATAAACAAATTGGATGATTTAATGAATTTAATGGCTGAACTCGTTATAGCTCGAAGTAGAATCATTGAAACTTTAAGTAAGTACGATGTAAAAGAAGTAGATGAAAGTTTAACACAACTCTCAAGGATAACATTAGATCTTCAGAATGTTGTTATGAAAATTAGAATGGTTCCTGTCGCATTTGTCTTCAATAGATTTCCGAGACTTGTACGAGATCTTGCAAAAGAGGTGGGCAAAAAAGTGAACTTTGTGATCCAAGGAGAAGAAACAGAATTAGATAGAACTGTAGTTGATGAAATAGGTGAACCATTAGTTCATTTATTACGGAACTCCATAGATCATGGTATAGAAGGCCCTCATGAGCGTTTGGCCAAAGGTAAACCTGAAACCGGAACTTTGAAGTTATCAGCTAGGCATGAAGGTAACGGAGTTATCATAGAAGTCGAAGATGATGGAAAAGGGTTCGATAAAAATGAGATACTCCGCACTGCTATAAATAAGGGGTTGACTAGCTCATCAGAAGCATCGAAATTAAGCGATGAGGAAATATACAATTTCGTCTTTTTACCAGGGTTTTCTACTAAAACAGTTTCTACAGAATTGTCAGGTAGAGGAGTTGGAATGGATGTAGTTAAAAGCACTATAGAGAGTTTGAAGGGGACTATTTCTTTGGAAACAAAAAAGGAAAAAGGTACAAAGATAAGTATTAGTTTGCCTCTTACCTTGGCAATTATCGAAGCTCTTTTAATAACTGTAAATGAGCATGTTTATGCTATACCTATTGCCAACATTGATACGACTCAAAGAATAAGTGATGGTGAGTTAAAGGTTGTCCAAGGTCAAGAAGTTTTCCTTTTGAGAGGAGAAGTAATGCCTATAGTGCGTTTAAGGAAGTTATTTGGTTATGAAAAGAAAAATGATTCTTCTAACGAATATATTATTATTGTGAAAGTGGGAAACAAAAAGTATGGGGTTGTTGTCGATAAATTATTAGGTCAAGATGATATAGTGATTAAATCTTTGGGATCTTTGCTGAATGATGTAAAGGAGTTTAGCGGAGGTGCAATTTTAGGAGACGGGAGAATAGCTCTAATATTGGATGTAGCTTCTCTAATATAA
- a CDS encoding chemotaxis protein CheW translates to MMEDVLSFKIVDQEYALPVENIESVVDKADVTPVPNSKYFLVGLINLRGRIVPVIELTKILGIDVPDDHIYENILVLKINEEEIGMYVDDVENVLSIDPTKLEKFQSKESVYSDKVKGVIKIENRLIVYLDLESILEAEFKK, encoded by the coding sequence ATGATGGAAGACGTGCTTTCTTTCAAAATTGTGGATCAAGAATATGCTTTGCCAGTAGAGAATATAGAAAGTGTTGTAGATAAGGCTGATGTAACACCCGTTCCGAATTCAAAATACTTCCTAGTTGGTTTAATTAATTTAAGGGGAAGAATAGTTCCTGTTATCGAATTAACTAAAATTTTAGGGATTGATGTTCCCGATGACCACATTTATGAAAATATCCTTGTGTTAAAAATAAACGAAGAGGAGATAGGAATGTATGTGGATGATGTTGAAAACGTTCTTTCCATCGATCCCACCAAGTTAGAAAAATTTCAATCAAAAGAGTCTGTTTACTCAGATAAAGTTAAAGGGGTTATAAAGATAGAAAATAGGTTGATTGTATATCTAGATTTAGAAAGTATCTTAGAAGCCGAGTTTAAAAAATAA
- the cheY gene encoding chemotaxis protein CheY codes for MGKTVLIVDDAAFMRMMLKDILTKGNYEVVGEASNGQEAVEKYQELKPDFVTMDITMPVKDGIQATKEIMKIDPNAKIIVCSAMGQQAMVIESIQAGAKDFIVKPFQANRVIEALQKLE; via the coding sequence ATGGGTAAAACTGTCTTAATAGTAGATGATGCAGCTTTTATGAGAATGATGCTTAAAGACATCTTAACGAAAGGAAACTATGAAGTAGTGGGAGAAGCTAGCAACGGTCAAGAAGCTGTTGAAAAGTATCAAGAATTAAAACCCGATTTTGTCACGATGGATATAACTATGCCTGTTAAAGATGGTATTCAAGCTACAAAAGAAATAATGAAAATAGACCCCAACGCCAAGATTATAGTTTGTAGCGCCATGGGGCAACAAGCTATGGTTATAGAGTCCATTCAGGCTGGTGCAAAAGATTTTATTGTGAAACCATTTCAAGCTAATAGGGTTATAGAAGCTTTACAAAAGTTGGAGTAG
- the fliP gene encoding flagellar type III secretion system pore protein FliP (The bacterial flagellar biogenesis protein FliP forms a type III secretion system (T3SS)-type pore required for flagellar assembly.), which translates to MRKVKTIITLILFIISFSLVFSQNTLQLPGVDIQINPNEEVNTLTPTLTILLIVTVLSLAPGFLMLFTSFTRIVVVLSFLRQAMGTRQAPPNQVMLALALFLTIMIMFPVFNGVYQEAIIPYNQNEIDYQEAIQISWQQFKDFMISEIVAHKNEDDIYMLSSSMNIEIDNIEETPFQILVPAFAISELEIAFKMSILLYLPFIIVDMVVASILLSMGMIMIPPILISLPFKIMIFVMVNGWDLLIGGLVRSFVGG; encoded by the coding sequence ATCAGAAAAGTAAAGACGATAATAACTCTTATTCTTTTTATCATATCTTTTAGTTTAGTTTTTTCTCAAAATACTCTTCAACTCCCAGGGGTAGATATACAGATAAACCCGAATGAAGAAGTTAATACTTTAACACCGACGTTGACAATACTTTTAATCGTAACCGTTTTGTCCTTAGCCCCAGGGTTTTTAATGTTATTTACTTCATTTACAAGAATAGTTGTTGTGTTAAGCTTTTTGAGACAGGCTATGGGCACCAGGCAAGCTCCTCCAAATCAAGTAATGTTGGCTTTGGCCCTTTTTTTAACCATAATGATAATGTTTCCTGTTTTTAATGGGGTGTATCAAGAGGCAATTATCCCGTACAACCAAAATGAGATTGACTATCAAGAAGCAATACAAATTAGTTGGCAGCAATTCAAAGATTTCATGATTTCAGAGATTGTGGCACATAAAAATGAAGATGATATCTATATGCTTTCATCTTCAATGAATATAGAGATAGATAATATCGAAGAAACTCCTTTTCAAATTCTGGTACCTGCCTTTGCAATAAGCGAGTTAGAAATCGCCTTTAAAATGAGTATATTACTCTATCTGCCTTTTATAATAGTAGATATGGTGGTAGCAAGTATTCTGTTATCTATGGGGATGATCATGATACCTCCGATTCTGATTTCTTTACCTTTTAAAATAATGATTTTCGTGATGGTAAACGGATGGGATCTCTTAATTGGAGGATTAGTAAGGAGTTTTGTGGGAGGATGA
- the fliQ gene encoding flagellar biosynthesis protein FliQ: MSEEVLIEIFENGIMLFLKVVSPILIISVAVGLIISIFQAVTQLHEQTLTFAPKIIITFLSLVLMFSWIMQNISDFSFELFTYYLGMI, translated from the coding sequence ATGAGTGAAGAGGTACTAATAGAGATTTTTGAAAACGGTATAATGCTCTTTTTAAAAGTAGTCTCTCCAATTTTAATAATAAGTGTAGCGGTGGGGTTGATTATTAGTATCTTCCAAGCCGTTACACAGCTTCACGAACAGACGTTGACATTTGCACCTAAAATTATAATAACTTTTCTTTCGTTGGTTTTAATGTTCTCGTGGATAATGCAAAACATATCAGATTTTTCATTCGAATTATTCACTTATTATTTGGGAATGATTTAG
- the fliR gene encoding flagellar biosynthetic protein FliR codes for MLENLTYHLWVYFFIFARLAGITFFIPFFSTRFVPVHVKVFITLFISYLVLFEVNGTFPINSPPLLIIFYLLMNFVFGSSVGLIANILFYAFQFAGETIGIQMGFAMANVFDPVTSDEVSLISELSFLFSMLLFFILKGPLILYSIIIDSFNKVPVVFTLAPDGFMVFSQKLFDVFTIGLQLSMPFIAFMILLKVALGIVSRLIPQVNVFMVGIPLEILVGFLLFLGVILIWEDQFTTLFFQLIEWMKSSMILLFQ; via the coding sequence GTGCTGGAAAATCTGACATACCATCTATGGGTTTATTTTTTCATCTTTGCTAGGTTGGCTGGAATTACTTTTTTTATTCCTTTTTTTAGTACTCGTTTTGTTCCAGTTCATGTGAAAGTTTTTATAACGCTTTTTATTTCTTATTTGGTGCTATTTGAGGTTAACGGAACTTTTCCTATAAATTCACCTCCTTTGTTGATAATTTTTTATTTGTTGATGAATTTTGTTTTTGGAAGTAGTGTAGGGTTAATAGCCAATATTTTGTTCTATGCCTTTCAATTTGCTGGAGAAACGATAGGTATACAAATGGGATTTGCAATGGCGAATGTTTTCGATCCTGTAACTAGCGACGAAGTCTCTTTAATTTCAGAGCTTTCATTTTTGTTCAGTATGTTGCTTTTTTTTATCCTTAAGGGGCCGTTAATTTTATACTCAATAATTATTGATTCCTTCAACAAGGTTCCTGTGGTTTTTACTCTAGCACCTGATGGATTTATGGTTTTTTCTCAAAAATTATTCGATGTATTTACTATAGGCCTTCAGCTTTCGATGCCATTTATCGCATTTATGATCCTTTTGAAAGTTGCTTTGGGAATAGTTTCTAGATTGATACCTCAGGTAAATGTTTTTATGGTTGGTATTCCACTAGAAATACTGGTAGGATTTTTACTTTTTTTAGGAGTGATATTGATTTGGGAAGATCAGTTTACTACTCTATTCTTTCAACTAATAGAATGGATGAAAAGTTCAATGATCCTTCTATTTCAATAA
- the flhB gene encoding flagellar biosynthesis protein FlhB, with product MGRSVYYSILSTNRMDEKFNDPSISINLQLFADPDKTEDPTPRRLEKAREEGNIPQSNEFNMAVSFLSISLFLWIIFEPLLNDIFKVFYDYLSLDLDYSPTDLLGYEITAHMNLYIKLILFFVVAVVVSSLLGMIQTKFLFTFKSLKLDLSKINPIKGFKRLFSLRSVVELIKSLLKLTILGLLTYNIIKANWYKILSLAEEETSFSFNVIFDLVINILFQLGIALLLLSLFDFWYQRYEYKKELKMSNYEVKQERKEIEGNPEIKQRQRELMRNLARSRMMQKVPEADVVVTNPTHYAVAIEYKPEEMQAPIVVAKGKDEVAFKIREIAFKHGIPILERPALARKIYEKVDLNEEIPEDLYTLVAEVLAYVYKLSY from the coding sequence TTGGGAAGATCAGTTTACTACTCTATTCTTTCAACTAATAGAATGGATGAAAAGTTCAATGATCCTTCTATTTCAATAAACCTTCAACTTTTTGCAGATCCAGATAAAACTGAAGATCCCACACCTAGGCGATTAGAAAAAGCTCGAGAAGAGGGAAACATCCCCCAATCGAACGAATTTAACATGGCAGTTAGTTTTTTGTCAATTTCGCTTTTTTTGTGGATAATATTTGAGCCCCTCCTTAATGATATTTTTAAGGTTTTTTACGATTATTTATCTTTAGATTTAGATTATTCACCAACAGATTTGCTTGGATATGAGATTACGGCACATATGAACTTATACATAAAATTGATACTGTTTTTTGTTGTTGCCGTGGTAGTTTCTTCCCTTTTGGGAATGATTCAAACCAAATTTTTATTTACTTTTAAATCTTTAAAATTGGATCTGAGTAAGATAAACCCCATTAAAGGATTCAAAAGACTATTTTCTTTAAGATCTGTGGTGGAGCTAATTAAGTCTCTTTTAAAACTAACCATATTAGGGTTGTTAACTTATAATATCATAAAAGCCAATTGGTATAAGATACTCTCGTTGGCGGAGGAAGAAACTTCTTTTTCCTTTAATGTGATTTTTGATTTAGTTATTAATATACTGTTTCAATTAGGAATAGCCTTACTTCTTCTCAGTTTATTTGATTTTTGGTACCAGAGATATGAATATAAAAAAGAGCTAAAAATGAGCAATTATGAGGTCAAACAAGAACGAAAGGAAATAGAAGGAAACCCAGAAATTAAACAAAGGCAAAGAGAATTGATGAGAAATTTAGCAAGAAGTAGAATGATGCAAAAAGTACCTGAAGCGGACGTTGTTGTTACCAATCCTACTCATTATGCTGTAGCGATAGAGTACAAACCTGAAGAAATGCAGGCTCCAATAGTTGTAGCAAAAGGAAAAGATGAAGTCGCCTTTAAGATAAGAGAAATTGCCTTTAAACATGGAATCCCAATCTTAGAAAGACCTGCTTTGGCAAGAAAAATTTATGAGAAAGTTGACTTAAACGAAGAAATACCAGAAGACCTATACACCTTAGTTGCAGAAGTACTAGCTTATGTCTACAAACTCAGTTATTAA
- the flhA gene encoding flagellar biosynthesis protein FlhA, producing the protein MNFNKIKGLDVAISILIVGIVVLMVIPIPTFLLDFLQLLNIIVSIIILLATLYLKRALDISIFPSLLLVMTIFRLALNVSSTRLILLNGKNFEGKVIRAFGDFVVGGNYIVGIIIFLILVIIQFLVITKGTERISEVAARFTLDAMPGKQMSIDADMSSGLINEEEARQRREDIRREADFYGAMDGASKFVRGDAIAGLIITLINLVGGLIIGMLQQGLTIAEAAEVFALLTVGDGLVAQIPALLISTSAGMIVSRAASKDNFGVDLIRQLTSDTRVLNIAGGIIIFLGMLTPIPVFPSLILGGSLLFVAYVSRVSEGQLAFETTGSSGGGMGSSTAPKVENRGVSGGFAPPLTTPEEVSEVLQGDTIEVDIGYGLIPLADPDQGGDLLDRITVVRKQLAYELGIVISPIRIRDSVLLSSNEYVIKLRGVEVGRFELIPDRLLAINSGMASEELPGIKTKEPAFGLEAFWIDESLKEEAIEKGYTTVDAPSVFATHLSETIKKYAHEIIGTKELEILIDGLRVNYANLVDTLIPTMLKIHELKKVLSELLYERISIRNLPLIFESLIEAVDKYGNNIENLVEYVRRSLGRQIAENLRSDDGELHVTALDPSIEKKLSESIRETDSGRVIILEPEYSNILVQRISKSLENMMMKGFNPTLICSKNIRYPFARFILKFIQNISIIAYEEIPSDTSLNVNEIVKIEGERSNAN; encoded by the coding sequence ATGAATTTTAATAAAATAAAAGGGTTAGATGTAGCAATTTCCATACTTATCGTGGGGATAGTTGTGTTGATGGTTATACCTATTCCTACCTTTTTGCTAGACTTCTTGCAGCTATTGAACATAATCGTTTCTATTATAATCTTATTGGCCACTTTATATTTGAAAAGGGCATTGGATATTTCTATTTTTCCATCTTTGTTACTGGTTATGACCATCTTTAGGTTGGCGTTGAACGTTTCGTCTACTCGTTTGATACTCCTAAACGGTAAAAATTTTGAAGGAAAAGTAATAAGAGCCTTCGGTGACTTTGTTGTCGGTGGAAATTATATTGTGGGAATCATAATCTTTTTGATCCTTGTTATAATACAATTTCTTGTAATAACTAAAGGAACAGAAAGAATATCTGAAGTAGCCGCAAGGTTCACTTTGGATGCCATGCCTGGCAAACAGATGAGTATAGATGCTGACATGTCTTCCGGTTTGATTAACGAAGAAGAAGCTAGACAAAGAAGAGAAGACATAAGAAGAGAAGCCGATTTTTATGGTGCAATGGATGGAGCTAGTAAATTTGTAAGAGGGGATGCAATAGCTGGATTAATAATAACTCTGATAAATTTAGTTGGGGGTTTAATAATTGGGATGTTACAGCAGGGACTGACGATCGCAGAGGCGGCGGAAGTATTTGCTCTACTAACCGTTGGTGACGGACTTGTTGCTCAAATTCCTGCGTTGTTGATTTCAACTTCTGCAGGTATGATAGTATCAAGAGCCGCCTCAAAAGATAATTTTGGTGTAGATTTAATAAGACAACTTACTTCTGACACAAGGGTTTTGAATATAGCAGGCGGAATAATAATATTTTTAGGTATGTTAACACCAATTCCAGTTTTTCCATCGTTGATTTTAGGAGGAAGTTTACTTTTTGTAGCTTACGTGAGTAGAGTGAGTGAAGGCCAACTAGCATTTGAAACAACGGGTTCGAGTGGCGGAGGAATGGGAAGCTCAACCGCACCAAAAGTTGAAAACAGGGGTGTTTCTGGCGGTTTTGCACCACCTCTTACCACTCCAGAAGAAGTTTCAGAAGTCTTACAAGGTGATACAATTGAAGTAGACATTGGATATGGATTGATACCTTTAGCTGATCCAGATCAAGGCGGCGACCTATTGGATAGGATAACCGTTGTTCGAAAACAATTAGCTTATGAATTGGGTATAGTTATCTCTCCCATTCGAATAAGGGACAGCGTTCTATTAAGTTCGAATGAATACGTTATTAAATTGAGAGGCGTTGAAGTTGGTAGATTCGAATTGATCCCCGACAGACTTCTTGCTATAAACTCAGGTATGGCTTCTGAAGAATTACCTGGTATAAAGACAAAAGAGCCTGCCTTCGGTTTAGAAGCCTTCTGGATAGACGAAAGTTTAAAAGAGGAAGCTATAGAAAAAGGTTACACTACTGTTGACGCACCCAGCGTTTTTGCCACTCATCTTTCTGAAACCATTAAAAAATATGCTCACGAAATTATTGGAACAAAAGAATTAGAAATATTAATCGATGGATTGAGAGTTAATTATGCCAATCTTGTAGATACCCTTATTCCAACAATGCTAAAAATACATGAACTAAAAAAAGTTTTAAGTGAACTATTGTATGAAAGGATTTCAATAAGAAATCTGCCCTTAATTTTTGAGAGTTTGATAGAGGCAGTCGATAAATATGGAAACAATATTGAGAATTTAGTAGAGTATGTCAGAAGATCTTTAGGTAGGCAAATAGCGGAAAATTTAAGGTCTGACGATGGAGAATTACATGTTACCGCATTGGATCCATCCATAGAGAAAAAATTATCGGAATCAATAAGAGAAACGGATTCGGGAAGGGTTATAATACTCGAACCAGAATATTCAAATATTTTGGTACAAAGAATATCCAAATCTCTTGAAAACATGATGATGAAAGGCTTTAATCCTACATTAATTTGTTCCAAAAACATAAGATATCCATTCGCTAGATTTATCTTAAAATTTATTCAAAACATCAGTATTATAGCATACGAAGAAATACCTTCGGATACTTCTCTCAACGTGAATGAAATAGTGAAAATAGAAGGTGAGAGATCCAATGCAAATTAA
- the flhF gene encoding flagellar biosynthesis protein FlhF: MQIKKLTVKTISEAMEKIRREFGEDAYILDTKKVKKGGFFGIGGEKYIEVTVLSEENINSENKPQKSKNHPQESNNTYTLNDLIKRNTPEFYRKKEREEKIAKPSYLNSDNGSNGKHSKDDLTEFIKTSREISSKIDKSAEAFYHQHIQREPSESGIKDSLKLQDLMNMVEKLNKKMEANNLYLQDIKDKLYEKSYSRVFIESFLNQLNDLKVEENWKNQEIIRTRFEKKLYQSLEILNFGDIKNKVMFIGPTGVGKTTTLAKIAANLKKMNKKIALITIDTYRIAATDQLKTYADILGISLHICYTPSDLKIALESLLNFDVILIDTAGRSHKNNLQMGELKVFKDVVEPDYNIMLLSSNTNCEDMMHIYDNFSYLKPNALIFTKMDETSSYGQLFSFLEYSKLPLLGITDGQRVPEDLKFPSKEWLTRSAVEEVFK; the protein is encoded by the coding sequence ATGCAAATTAAAAAACTTACCGTTAAGACAATTTCTGAAGCAATGGAGAAGATAAGAAGAGAATTCGGGGAAGACGCCTATATTTTAGACACGAAAAAAGTGAAAAAAGGTGGATTTTTTGGAATCGGTGGAGAAAAATATATCGAAGTAACTGTTTTGAGTGAGGAAAACATAAATTCTGAGAACAAACCTCAAAAATCCAAAAATCACCCGCAAGAATCTAATAATACCTATACGCTAAACGATCTAATAAAAAGGAATACACCTGAATTTTATAGAAAAAAAGAAAGAGAAGAAAAAATAGCAAAACCATCGTACTTAAATAGTGATAATGGATCCAACGGTAAACATTCAAAAGATGATTTAACAGAGTTTATAAAAACGAGTAGAGAAATATCTTCTAAGATAGACAAAAGTGCAGAAGCATTTTATCATCAACACATCCAAAGGGAACCTTCTGAAAGTGGCATCAAAGATAGTTTAAAATTACAAGATCTAATGAATATGGTTGAAAAGTTGAACAAAAAAATGGAAGCAAACAATCTCTATCTTCAAGATATAAAGGATAAGCTATACGAAAAATCGTATTCAAGAGTTTTCATTGAATCCTTTTTAAATCAATTGAATGATTTAAAAGTAGAAGAAAATTGGAAAAATCAAGAAATTATAAGGACCAGATTTGAAAAAAAACTTTATCAAAGCTTAGAAATTTTAAATTTTGGTGATATAAAGAATAAAGTTATGTTTATAGGTCCTACAGGAGTGGGAAAAACGACAACGTTGGCAAAAATAGCCGCTAACTTAAAAAAAATGAATAAAAAAATTGCACTAATTACAATCGACACGTACAGAATAGCTGCAACAGATCAGTTAAAAACTTATGCAGATATACTAGGTATTTCTCTTCACATTTGTTATACCCCGTCTGACCTTAAAATTGCTTTGGAATCACTTTTGAATTTTGATGTAATTCTAATAGACACAGCTGGAAGAAGCCATAAGAACAATTTACAGATGGGTGAACTCAAAGTGTTCAAAGACGTAGTTGAGCCTGATTACAATATAATGCTGTTATCCTCCAACACAAATTGTGAAGATATGATGCATATTTACGATAATTTTTCTTATCTAAAACCCAACGCATTAATTTTTACAAAGATGGATGAAACCTCATCATATGGTCAATTATTTTCTTTTCTGGAATATTCTAAATTACCTTTGTTGGGTATAACAGACGGTCAAAGAGTTCCTGAAGATTTGAAGTTTCCTTCTAAAGAATGGCTGACCCGTTCAGCAGTGGAGGAGGTATTTAAATGA